Proteins co-encoded in one Cardiobacteriaceae bacterium TAE3-ERU3 genomic window:
- the arsC gene encoding arsenate reductase (glutaredoxin) (This arsenate reductase requires both glutathione and glutaredoxin to convert arsenate to arsenite, after which the efflux transporter formed by ArsA and ArsB can extrude the arsenite from the cell, providing resistance.), whose amino-acid sequence MSQITIYHNPKCSKSRNTLAAICERGIEPQIIHYLDNPPDEATLRKLIADSGISVREAMRENEALYQELNPQGRELDDGERIAMMLAHPVLIQRPFVTTEKGTRLCRPEALLNEIL is encoded by the coding sequence ATGAGTCAAATCACCATTTACCACAACCCGAAATGCAGTAAATCGCGCAATACGCTGGCGGCTATTTGTGAGCGTGGTATCGAGCCGCAGATTATTCACTACCTCGACAATCCGCCGGATGAGGCAACATTGCGCAAGTTGATTGCCGACAGCGGCATCAGCGTACGCGAGGCTATGCGTGAAAATGAAGCGCTGTATCAGGAGCTCAATCCACAAGGGCGTGAATTAGATGACGGCGAGCGCATCGCGATGATGCTCGCCCATCCTGTGCTGATTCAGCGCCCGTTTGTGACGACGGAGAAAGGCACGCGCCTGTGTCGGCCGGAAGCGTTACTTAACGAGATCCTTTGA
- a CDS encoding M23 family metallopeptidase, whose translation MQKPTVIDRARRAISGITPLPFWLFIGWIGLAAALNIPPHAPFFTVFVLLLAMMFIQPRKVDYDPVEITSPVQGTFMALNSPADKVPSHGTRHLGQTWGIDFLHRREDFGTVPWCNGFRPATSFSSFGEPVYAVADGVVVSCDQQLNDHRSRSSYPALLFMMTLEALVRSILPPRFTLGNHIVIDHGNGVYSLYAHLRKGSAWVKIGDSISQGAVIAEIGNTGNSSEPHLHFQLMDRKYAASAAGIPFQLSDIRDEEGNRIAIPETGKCFSTAGAKEL comes from the coding sequence TGGCTGGATAGGCTTGGCAGCAGCTTTGAACATACCACCACATGCACCGTTCTTTACCGTATTTGTCCTGCTGCTAGCGATGATGTTCATCCAGCCGCGCAAAGTAGATTATGACCCTGTCGAGATTACATCTCCCGTGCAAGGCACATTCATGGCATTAAACAGCCCGGCTGATAAAGTACCCAGCCACGGCACCCGCCACTTGGGGCAAACCTGGGGCATTGATTTTTTGCATAGACGCGAAGACTTCGGCACAGTACCGTGGTGCAACGGCTTCAGACCCGCCACGTCTTTCTCCTCATTCGGTGAACCGGTTTACGCCGTTGCTGATGGTGTGGTGGTCAGTTGCGATCAACAGCTCAACGACCATCGCAGCCGCAGCAGCTATCCTGCACTGCTGTTTATGATGACGCTGGAAGCACTGGTGCGCAGCATACTGCCGCCACGCTTCACGCTCGGCAACCATATCGTCATCGATCACGGCAATGGCGTGTACTCGCTCTATGCACACCTGCGCAAAGGAAGCGCATGGGTCAAGATTGGCGACAGCATCTCGCAAGGCGCAGTCATAGCCGAAATTGGCAATACCGGCAACAGCTCGGAACCGCATTTGCACTTCCAGCTGATGGATCGCAAGTACGCCGCCTCCGCAGCCGGCATACCCTTTCAGCTGAGCGATATCCGCGACGAGGAAGGTAATCGCATCGCAATACCTGAAACTGGCAAGTGCTTTTCTACAGCAGGTGCTAAAGAACTGTAG
- the yegQ gene encoding tRNA 5-hydroxyuridine modification protein YegQ, translating into MKPNIELLAPAGSLKTMRYAFAYGADAVYAGAARYSLRMRGNEFNDDNLKTGIDEAHAQGKQFFLTVNTMPHNYKLQTAIRDLTPSLSAKPDAVIMSDPGLIMLVREAFPDLPIHLSVQANTVNWATVKFWQQNGISRVILSRELSLKEIAEIRERCPDIELEVFVHGALCIAYSGRCLLSGYFNNRDPNQGTCTNACRWQYSTHGAQEESDGSFIPTPDQIFSPDALQGITDSRERHPAADGVYFLEEKERPGEYMEISEDEHGTYIMNSRDLRAIEHVGELVRIGVDCLKIEGRTKSYYYAARTAQLYRQAIDDALAGREFNPILNDKLEGLANRGYTDGFFVRRQIKAQQNYANGSSNAATQQFVGEITSYDPASGRATIEAKNHFAIGDRLEVITPSGNREITLDQLWLAKNGEAIDAAKGSGWIVQADIGEIDQYALLARNL; encoded by the coding sequence ATGAAGCCAAATATTGAATTACTCGCGCCCGCCGGGTCGCTAAAAACCATGCGCTATGCCTTTGCTTACGGTGCGGATGCGGTTTATGCCGGTGCCGCGCGCTACTCTTTGCGCATGCGCGGCAACGAGTTTAACGACGACAACCTGAAAACCGGGATTGATGAGGCGCATGCGCAAGGCAAGCAGTTCTTCCTCACCGTCAATACCATGCCGCATAACTACAAGTTGCAAACGGCGATCCGCGACCTGACGCCATCGCTATCAGCTAAGCCGGACGCGGTGATTATGTCCGACCCCGGCTTGATTATGCTAGTGCGCGAAGCATTTCCTGACTTGCCGATCCATTTGTCGGTGCAGGCCAATACGGTCAACTGGGCGACGGTCAAGTTCTGGCAGCAGAACGGTATTAGCCGCGTAATTTTGTCGCGTGAACTGTCGCTCAAGGAAATCGCTGAAATCCGTGAACGTTGCCCGGACATTGAGCTGGAAGTCTTTGTTCACGGCGCGCTGTGTATCGCTTATTCAGGGCGCTGCCTGCTTTCGGGTTACTTCAATAACCGCGATCCCAATCAGGGCACTTGCACCAATGCTTGCCGCTGGCAATACAGCACCCACGGCGCGCAAGAGGAAAGCGACGGCAGCTTTATTCCTACGCCTGATCAGATCTTCTCCCCTGATGCACTGCAAGGCATCACGGACAGCCGCGAGCGCCATCCGGCAGCAGATGGCGTGTATTTTCTCGAAGAAAAAGAGCGCCCCGGTGAATACATGGAAATCAGTGAGGACGAGCACGGCACTTATATTATGAACAGCCGAGACCTGCGTGCCATTGAGCACGTTGGTGAACTGGTGCGGATTGGCGTGGATTGCCTGAAAATAGAAGGGCGCACCAAGTCGTATTACTACGCCGCGCGTACCGCGCAGCTCTACCGCCAAGCAATAGATGATGCACTGGCGGGGCGTGAATTTAATCCCATACTTAATGACAAGCTCGAAGGGCTGGCGAACCGTGGTTATACCGATGGCTTTTTTGTGCGCCGTCAAATCAAGGCACAGCAAAATTACGCCAATGGTTCATCCAATGCCGCGACACAGCAGTTCGTCGGTGAAATTACCAGCTATGATCCGGCAAGTGGTCGCGCGACGATTGAAGCAAAAAACCATTTTGCGATTGGCGACCGCCTCGAAGTGATTACGCCAAGTGGTAACCGCGAAATTACCCTTGATCAATTGTGGCTGGCAAAAAATGGTGAAGCAATTGATGCAGCCAAAGGCAGCGGCTGGATCGTGCAAGCCGATATTGGTGAGATTGATCAATACGCGTTGTTGGCAAGGAATTTGTGA
- a CDS encoding autotransporter outer membrane beta-barrel domain-containing protein has protein sequence MHIPNLKPTLLASVITAAIYTPDIQAYSCSLNSPSNFSLFHINNGEYEGNCTIDNGRFYMNLDYSTIEFNTPLTVTSIANAPNVPGRGKGAITSGNHGNLIFNDTVTIQDTENADRQRSPRLILIRNKKDNYGGVEKENSGVTFKGDNNILSIAANATPYFYTGAAIANYNYFAALNSDYKTTINNTGTVNGINQNYGKLIFEQDLTINSQISQLDSLGAIKRQNAAILISGGTAEFGKVTINTDISDLTQTPSEGAGLISHAYEYEKSLFGHARGTGEGSDDAIPQSTFNKDLTINTHNGAAIQFTHGKIEQSGSKATINVSGDGHGIAITDEAGGLLADNTTKSKFNWIQLAGGALTFVDGKTQSDAPNQLTIGLGENTTITTNNGDGINIANIPEDNIKHININNTGIITAENGDAIDLSLLEPDPSIQDDKAQLTAARTINIINGATLSAQSGYSLYGSNYNESFTSNGGKLVGKIDMQNGWDTVKFDGSTKAVDISELTELNGGLDSNSNNEFDTLTLIGNIINPANGFNGSQLTNWEKIELTEEATLALTGPDPVKIGDKQNDSGLFIDQNTTLISKGDSTTIVGNVSNQGTIELDNDSGAASPTFNTLTIDGDYEGGGKVKLHTLLTDNPQTDKLILKGNVSGETEVEVVKVNKPGEEPTKADTNGIQLIDTSTATMPITDADKSFTLSSDVEAGAYLYNKLAYKKNEGFYLQSKRKPSDDNSIQPDEGQNPDEGQTPDEGQKSGKGNSNDSNHGAYQPEVYRPAVAGYSVAQLANRNAVIGMLGNHLHQRVDEQQVLNWNDDHNDQQIWGRIRHESLSLNGKQRFDLDQKTQYAQLGWDLDINRDNQNSRQHSGIYVAYAHANADISDRARITLGQQSFTGKIRGDIYGVGGYHTRYDEDGNYVDLIGGIHFINNKYSDVLNGNSNQKGWGLSASAEAGMPITVSDSDHGNWFIEPQAELTWQMTNYHSFKDGITEIDGYNSHSLRPRLGLRFGYNDKPADREAAKDFHLTASIVHELIAPTQVTVGGTDIKEDIGKDTWLEIGAGGQFPINKSTYIYGSAQYLHTLNNNTRRGITGQVGIRHSW, from the coding sequence ATGCACATACCTAATCTCAAACCTACACTACTCGCCAGCGTCATTACTGCAGCAATTTATACACCAGATATCCAAGCTTATTCTTGTTCTCTCAACTCTCCCTCTAATTTTTCCTTATTTCATATAAATAATGGAGAGTACGAAGGAAACTGCACCATTGATAATGGTCGATTCTATATGAATTTAGACTATTCAACCATAGAGTTTAATACACCTTTAACTGTTACAAGCATTGCTAACGCACCTAATGTTCCAGGTAGAGGCAAAGGCGCTATCACGTCTGGCAACCACGGCAACCTCATTTTTAATGACACCGTAACCATTCAAGATACAGAGAACGCTGATCGCCAAAGAAGTCCTCGTTTAATTCTTATACGTAATAAAAAGGATAATTATGGAGGAGTTGAAAAAGAAAATTCAGGCGTAACATTCAAAGGGGATAACAACATACTGAGTATTGCTGCTAATGCAACGCCATATTTTTATACAGGTGCTGCTATAGCCAATTACAATTATTTTGCGGCATTAAACTCAGATTATAAAACAACAATCAATAACACTGGTACAGTCAATGGTATTAACCAAAACTATGGTAAGCTGATATTTGAGCAAGATCTCACTATTAATAGTCAAATAAGCCAACTTGACTCCCTCGGAGCAATAAAACGTCAAAATGCAGCTATCCTTATTAGCGGTGGTACTGCTGAGTTTGGAAAAGTTACAATTAATACGGACATCAGCGACCTCACACAGACACCTAGTGAAGGTGCTGGCCTAATATCACATGCCTATGAATATGAAAAAAGCCTTTTTGGGCATGCTAGAGGGACCGGTGAAGGCAGTGACGACGCAATACCTCAAAGCACATTTAACAAAGACCTAACCATTAATACCCACAATGGCGCTGCTATTCAGTTTACTCATGGCAAAATTGAGCAAAGTGGTAGCAAGGCAACCATTAATGTTAGTGGTGACGGTCATGGCATTGCAATCACTGATGAAGCAGGTGGATTACTTGCTGATAATACAACAAAAAGCAAGTTCAACTGGATTCAACTTGCTGGTGGTGCGCTCACTTTTGTAGACGGCAAGACTCAGTCAGATGCACCAAATCAACTCACTATCGGGCTTGGTGAAAATACCACGATTACTACTAACAATGGTGATGGTATCAACATTGCCAATATACCCGAAGACAATATCAAACACATCAATATCAATAATACTGGAATAATCACCGCAGAAAACGGAGATGCAATTGATTTAAGTTTGTTAGAGCCAGATCCAAGTATACAAGATGATAAAGCACAGCTAACTGCAGCTCGTACCATTAATATCATTAATGGTGCTACTCTCAGTGCCCAAAGTGGCTATTCTTTATATGGCAGCAACTACAATGAGAGTTTCACCTCAAATGGTGGCAAACTAGTTGGCAAAATTGATATGCAAAATGGTTGGGATACAGTCAAATTCGATGGATCGACAAAGGCTGTAGATATCTCTGAACTAACTGAACTTAATGGAGGCCTTGATTCTAATAGTAACAACGAATTTGACACCCTAACGCTTATTGGCAACATCATAAACCCAGCAAATGGTTTTAATGGTAGCCAACTTACAAATTGGGAAAAAATTGAGTTAACAGAAGAAGCCACGCTTGCATTAACTGGGCCAGATCCAGTGAAAATTGGTGATAAACAAAATGACAGCGGCCTATTTATTGATCAAAATACAACACTTATTTCCAAAGGCGATAGCACTACCATTGTCGGCAATGTTTCCAACCAAGGTACTATCGAACTCGATAATGATTCAGGTGCTGCTTCCCCTACGTTTAACACTCTAACTATTGATGGTGACTACGAAGGCGGTGGCAAAGTTAAGCTACATACGCTACTTACTGATAATCCACAAACAGATAAACTTATTCTGAAAGGTAACGTATCCGGCGAGACAGAAGTTGAAGTTGTTAAAGTAAACAAACCAGGTGAAGAACCTACAAAAGCCGATACAAATGGTATTCAGCTAATTGATACAAGTACAGCAACAATGCCAATAACTGATGCGGATAAATCTTTCACTTTATCTAGTGATGTTGAAGCAGGTGCGTATCTTTACAATAAATTAGCTTATAAAAAGAATGAAGGCTTCTATCTACAAAGTAAGCGTAAGCCTTCTGATGACAACTCTATCCAACCCGACGAAGGACAAAACCCCGACGAAGGACAAACCCCCGACGAAGGACAAAAATCTGGCAAAGGTAACAGCAATGATAGTAATCATGGTGCCTATCAGCCCGAAGTCTATCGCCCAGCTGTAGCAGGCTATAGCGTTGCCCAACTCGCCAACCGTAATGCTGTTATAGGTATGTTGGGCAATCACCTGCACCAACGCGTCGATGAACAGCAAGTCCTAAACTGGAATGATGACCACAATGATCAACAGATATGGGGTCGTATTCGCCATGAGTCACTCTCTCTCAATGGAAAACAGCGTTTTGATTTGGATCAGAAAACACAATATGCACAACTTGGCTGGGATTTAGATATCAATCGCGACAACCAGAACAGTCGCCAACATAGCGGTATTTACGTAGCCTATGCACACGCCAATGCCGATATTTCTGATCGTGCACGTATCACTCTGGGGCAACAAAGTTTCACTGGCAAGATCAGAGGCGATATCTACGGCGTTGGTGGCTACCATACTCGCTATGATGAAGATGGCAATTACGTTGATCTGATCGGTGGCATACACTTCATCAATAACAAATACAGCGATGTACTCAATGGTAACAGTAACCAAAAAGGTTGGGGTTTGTCTGCATCAGCAGAAGCCGGCATGCCGATAACTGTTAGCGACAGTGATCATGGTAACTGGTTTATTGAGCCACAAGCTGAGCTGACTTGGCAAATGACCAACTACCATAGTTTCAAAGACGGCATCACTGAAATTGATGGTTACAACAGCCACAGCCTGCGCCCTCGCCT